A window from Streptomyces subrutilus encodes these proteins:
- a CDS encoding helix-turn-helix domain-containing protein yields MDTTPPSPPPPPYQAVLDEVAPRLRRLRARRGLTLAALSAETGISKSTLSRLESGQRRPSLELLLPLAGVYQVPLDDLVGAPEVGDPRVRLTSHPLARGGTFVPLTRTPGPLQAYKMIITDRGDAPDHRTHEGYEWLYVLDGRLRLVIGEHDLVLGPGEAAEFDTRVPHWFSSADGRPVEILSLFGRQGERMHVRAKPLT; encoded by the coding sequence ATGGACACCACGCCGCCCTCGCCTCCGCCCCCGCCGTACCAGGCGGTCCTCGACGAAGTCGCGCCCAGGTTGCGCCGGCTGCGCGCCCGGCGCGGCCTGACCCTGGCCGCGCTCTCCGCGGAGACCGGGATCTCCAAGAGCACCCTGTCCCGGCTCGAATCCGGGCAGCGCCGCCCCAGCCTGGAGCTGCTGCTCCCGCTCGCCGGGGTGTACCAGGTGCCCTTGGACGACCTGGTCGGCGCCCCCGAGGTGGGTGACCCGCGGGTGCGGCTGACGTCGCATCCGTTGGCGAGGGGCGGTACGTTCGTCCCCCTCACCCGGACTCCCGGACCGCTCCAGGCGTACAAGATGATCATCACGGACCGGGGTGACGCCCCGGACCACCGGACGCACGAGGGCTACGAGTGGCTGTACGTGCTCGACGGCCGCCTGCGGCTCGTCATCGGCGAGCACGATCTGGTCCTCGGCCCCGGCGAGGCGGCCGAGTTCGACACCCGCGTGCCGCACTGGTTCAGCAGCGCGGACGGCCGGCCGGTGGAGATCCTGAGCCTGTTCGGCCGGCAGGGGGAGCGCATGCACGTCCGTGCGAAGCCCCTCACCTGA
- a CDS encoding terpene synthase family protein — protein MTQLNSFSVPDFHLPFGNSKHPLAARANADATSWAVRHELVTDAVEQFAGIGFGHLAGRVSGEVPYETVALLAEWMAWSFVLDDQHDHLIRTGELEAWRPVVGAITEHLETGGTPEAPGTPDTQGARRARQTQGARAAQGAGARRNPLVSGFVDVCDRILAGMSEGTAARYRAHVPLMLHSLDQEAGNRGTVGRPSVDEYILMRRHSSQMLPMMDMVEAGLGIDLPQRIHDLPEFKALIASAVDVISWGNDVFSLPKEYSCGDNNNLVSLIASWEGCSLADGVRAVENRIQARIEDFLTGERLLFETLDARGETDGAIRADVARCVRSYEDWIIGADLWQRYECTRYSDERFAAGLESAYTRPDLVWVA, from the coding sequence ATGACCCAGCTCAACTCTTTCTCTGTTCCTGATTTTCACCTCCCCTTCGGGAACTCCAAGCACCCGCTCGCCGCACGCGCCAATGCCGACGCCACGTCCTGGGCGGTGCGCCACGAGCTCGTCACCGACGCCGTGGAGCAGTTCGCGGGAATTGGTTTCGGCCACCTCGCCGGCCGGGTGAGCGGTGAAGTGCCCTACGAGACGGTGGCCCTGCTCGCCGAATGGATGGCCTGGTCCTTCGTTCTCGACGACCAGCACGACCACCTCATCAGGACGGGGGAACTGGAGGCCTGGCGCCCCGTGGTCGGTGCGATCACCGAGCACCTGGAGACCGGTGGGACCCCGGAGGCGCCGGGGACGCCGGACACCCAGGGGGCCCGCAGGGCCCGGCAGACGCAGGGGGCCCGAGCGGCGCAAGGGGCCGGAGCGCGCCGCAATCCACTGGTGAGCGGGTTCGTCGACGTCTGCGACCGCATCCTGGCCGGGATGTCCGAGGGCACCGCCGCCCGCTACCGGGCACACGTCCCGCTCATGCTCCACTCCCTCGACCAGGAGGCGGGCAACCGCGGCACGGTCGGGCGGCCGTCGGTCGACGAGTACATCCTCATGCGCCGGCACAGCTCCCAGATGCTCCCGATGATGGACATGGTGGAGGCCGGCCTCGGCATCGACCTGCCGCAGCGCATCCACGACCTCCCCGAATTCAAGGCGCTCATCGCGAGCGCCGTGGACGTGATCTCGTGGGGCAACGACGTCTTCTCGCTCCCGAAGGAGTACTCCTGCGGGGACAACAACAACCTGGTCTCCCTCATCGCCTCCTGGGAGGGGTGCTCGCTCGCCGACGGCGTCCGGGCCGTCGAGAACCGGATCCAGGCCCGCATCGAGGACTTCCTGACCGGAGAGCGGCTCCTCTTCGAGACCCTGGACGCGCGCGGGGAGACGGACGGGGCCATTCGCGCCGACGTCGCCCGGTGCGTGCGCAGTTACGAAGACTGGATCATCGGCGCGGATCTGTGGCAGCGTTACGAGTGCACGCGGTACAGCGACGAACGGTTCGCTGCCGGGCTGGAGTCTGCGTACACCCGCCCGGACCTGGTCTGGGTGGCATGA
- a CDS encoding MFS transporter, producing the protein MTTHQAPDPASADRAGHDRTTPLNPAPDRAPDASPPPAASPRWALAALSLSVLLSSLGTSIANVGLPTLTQEFDAPFHRVQWVVLAYLLALTTVIVGVGRLGDLVGRKRLLLAGILLFTLASALCGGAPTLSLLIAARVAQGLGAAAMMALTMAFVGESVPKERTGAAMGLLGTMSAIGTALGPSLGGALLSGPGWRAIFLVNVPLGIATLLLAHRHLPVDRRDPAAGRPGSGHRLDHRFGYRGTLLLALTLGAYALAMTSGSGGFGLRTAALLLVAGTGAALFVRAEARAAAPLVRPASLRDPALRASLAMSALVSTVMMATLVVGPFHLSRALGLAPAGVGAVLSVGPLVAALAGVPAGRVADRFGARRTTGAGLVAMVAGSCGLALAPAEFGAGGYLAPLVVVTAGYAVFQTANNTAVMADTDPAERGVTSGLLNLSRNLGLVTGASVMGAVFAVASGTRDVAQAGPAAVAEGTRTTFAVAALLLGLALAVLASGRSRGPGGSRRRGRRRSA; encoded by the coding sequence ATGACCACACACCAGGCCCCCGACCCCGCGAGCGCGGACCGCGCCGGACACGACCGCACCACACCGTTGAACCCCGCACCCGACCGGGCCCCGGACGCGAGCCCGCCACCGGCGGCCTCGCCCCGGTGGGCGCTGGCCGCGCTCTCCCTGTCCGTGCTGCTCTCCTCGCTCGGCACGAGCATCGCCAACGTGGGACTGCCCACGCTGACGCAGGAGTTCGACGCCCCCTTCCACCGGGTCCAGTGGGTCGTGCTGGCCTACCTCCTCGCCCTCACCACCGTCATCGTCGGTGTCGGACGGCTCGGCGACCTCGTCGGCCGCAAACGGCTGCTCCTCGCCGGGATCCTCCTCTTCACGCTGGCCTCGGCGCTGTGCGGCGGTGCGCCGACGCTGTCTCTGCTGATCGCCGCCCGGGTGGCGCAGGGGCTGGGCGCGGCCGCCATGATGGCGCTCACGATGGCGTTCGTCGGCGAGAGCGTCCCCAAGGAGCGGACCGGCGCCGCGATGGGCCTCCTCGGCACCATGTCCGCGATCGGCACCGCACTGGGCCCCTCGCTCGGCGGCGCCCTCCTCTCCGGACCGGGCTGGCGGGCGATCTTCCTGGTCAACGTGCCTCTCGGCATCGCGACCCTCCTCCTCGCCCACCGCCACCTGCCCGTCGACCGGCGCGACCCCGCGGCCGGCCGACCCGGCTCGGGCCATCGTCTCGACCACCGCTTCGGCTACCGGGGCACGCTGCTGCTCGCGCTGACGCTCGGTGCGTACGCACTCGCCATGACCTCCGGGAGCGGCGGCTTCGGGCTGCGCACCGCGGCCCTGTTGCTGGTCGCCGGCACCGGAGCCGCCCTCTTCGTACGGGCCGAGGCGAGAGCGGCCGCACCGCTGGTCCGGCCGGCGAGCCTGCGCGATCCGGCACTGCGGGCGAGCCTCGCGATGAGCGCGCTCGTCTCGACGGTGATGATGGCGACCCTGGTCGTCGGGCCGTTCCATCTGTCCCGGGCGCTCGGTCTGGCCCCCGCCGGCGTCGGCGCCGTCCTGTCCGTCGGCCCGCTCGTCGCCGCGCTGGCCGGTGTGCCCGCCGGGCGCGTCGCCGACCGCTTCGGCGCCCGGCGGACGACCGGCGCGGGGCTCGTCGCCATGGTGGCGGGCTCCTGCGGCCTGGCGCTGGCCCCGGCGGAGTTCGGTGCAGGGGGCTACCTCGCCCCCCTGGTCGTGGTCACGGCCGGCTACGCGGTCTTCCAGACGGCCAACAACACCGCCGTGATGGCGGACACGGACCCGGCCGAGCGGGGCGTCACCTCCGGCCTGCTCAACCTGTCCCGCAACCTCGGACTGGTCACCGGCGCGTCCGTCATGGGCGCCGTGTTCGCAGTGGCGTCGGGGACGCGTGACGTGGCGCAGGCGGGCCCCGCGGCCGTCGCGGAAGGGACGCGGACCACGTTCGCCGTCGCCGCGCTCCTCCTGGGCCTCGCGCTCGCCGTCCTCGCGTCCGGGCGCAGCCGTGGCCCCGGTGGCAGTCGCCGTCGTGGTCGTCGCCGCTCCGCGTAG
- a CDS encoding DUF6585 family protein — protein sequence MSVPGSPSPEAADLAARKGFGRLEHTFLPRKELDVRDGRRGLFMAGAIAGTAALGAGGVLLWTSYSRILALYPLFLTVLAVGALVKSPNFRRKVAGRRLHLFEQGLLVDSGGGRLFALRWEHAVHYQATVQEVIEYKGTTTPFKTSHVSTLVAPDGTRFDVTDSFADHGTWLPLIGEAIARAQAQRVWDAVRGGRKAAHGPFTLDATGISTTRGGTLPWSAVEAVDVSGGAVIVRRAGQPKPWARAEVKTVPNLLLFLTLAARLRRA from the coding sequence ATGAGCGTGCCGGGTTCCCCGTCCCCCGAAGCCGCCGACCTGGCCGCCCGCAAGGGCTTCGGCCGACTCGAACACACCTTCCTGCCGAGGAAGGAGCTCGACGTGCGGGACGGGCGCCGAGGACTGTTCATGGCCGGTGCGATCGCCGGCACCGCAGCCCTGGGCGCCGGCGGCGTCCTGCTCTGGACCTCCTACTCCCGCATCCTCGCCCTGTACCCGCTGTTCCTGACGGTGCTGGCCGTCGGAGCCCTGGTCAAGAGCCCGAACTTCCGCAGGAAGGTCGCCGGCCGGCGGCTGCACCTCTTCGAGCAGGGCCTGCTCGTGGACTCGGGGGGCGGTCGGCTCTTCGCGCTCCGCTGGGAGCATGCGGTCCACTACCAGGCCACCGTCCAGGAAGTGATCGAGTACAAGGGCACCACCACCCCCTTCAAGACCTCCCACGTCTCCACCCTGGTGGCGCCGGACGGCACCCGATTCGACGTCACGGACTCCTTCGCCGACCACGGCACCTGGCTGCCGCTGATCGGCGAGGCCATCGCCCGCGCCCAGGCACAGCGGGTGTGGGACGCGGTGCGCGGCGGGCGGAAGGCGGCCCACGGACCCTTCACGCTGGACGCCACCGGCATCTCCACCACTCGCGGCGGCACGCTGCCCTGGTCCGCGGTCGAGGCGGTCGACGTCAGCGGGGGAGCGGTGATCGTCCGCCGCGCCGGGCAGCCGAAGCCCTGGGCCCGGGCCGAGGTCAAGACCGTGCCCAACCTCCTCCTCTTCCTGACCCTCGCCGCGCGGCTTCGCCGGGCCTGA
- a CDS encoding cytochrome P450, giving the protein MARVEQDGTAVNAPVVPGRLPLLGHALPLWREPIAFLESLRDHGEVVRLDIGTWPVHVLTSPDHVHAVLVQQAQKFGRGRVFDRLRPMFGNGLVTTDGDFHRKQRRMIQPAFHRNHIAEYAAVMGRQADEMTASWTAGRAVSMITETRRYALASVAEMIFSGDLSRPAVAEVHRSLPVVLEGMLVRAVMPKALDRLPIPLNRRFDTAAARLRQIIDQVIAQYVAAGEDRSDLLSMLLSSVDAETGTTMSPEQVRDEVIAIMFAGTETSATTLAWVFHELGRHPEVEARMHAEVDAVVGAGPVRPEQLSALTYTNSVFQEALRLHSPLLFTRRALVPLTLGGVAIPAGAEVAYSPYALHRDPALFRDPTVFDPDRWLEGAKDRPRDHRYVPFGAGQHKCIGDTFAVAEILTALATVASSWRLVPAPGVTVRQVPAGIPQPSELPMIPVPRR; this is encoded by the coding sequence ATGGCACGAGTCGAGCAGGACGGCACTGCGGTCAACGCCCCCGTGGTGCCGGGTCGGTTACCCCTCCTGGGTCACGCACTGCCCCTGTGGCGGGAGCCGATCGCGTTCCTGGAATCCCTGCGGGACCACGGAGAGGTGGTGCGGCTCGACATCGGGACGTGGCCCGTGCACGTCCTCACGAGCCCGGACCACGTCCACGCCGTACTGGTCCAGCAGGCGCAGAAGTTCGGCCGCGGCAGGGTCTTCGACCGGCTCCGCCCGATGTTCGGCAACGGGCTGGTGACGACCGACGGCGACTTCCACCGCAAGCAGCGGCGGATGATCCAGCCGGCCTTCCACCGCAACCACATCGCGGAGTACGCGGCGGTGATGGGCCGGCAGGCCGACGAGATGACCGCGTCCTGGACGGCCGGCCGCGCCGTCTCGATGATCACCGAGACCCGCCGGTACGCGCTCGCCTCGGTCGCCGAGATGATCTTCTCGGGGGACCTGAGCCGCCCCGCCGTCGCCGAGGTGCACCGCTCGCTGCCCGTCGTCCTGGAGGGCATGCTCGTACGGGCGGTCATGCCCAAGGCCCTCGACCGGCTCCCCATACCGCTCAACCGCAGGTTCGACACCGCCGCGGCCCGCCTGCGCCAGATCATCGACCAGGTGATCGCGCAGTACGTGGCCGCGGGGGAGGACCGCAGCGACCTGCTGTCCATGCTGCTCTCCAGCGTCGACGCCGAGACGGGCACCACCATGAGCCCCGAACAGGTCCGGGACGAGGTGATCGCCATCATGTTCGCCGGTACGGAGACCTCGGCGACCACCCTGGCCTGGGTCTTCCACGAACTCGGCCGCCATCCCGAGGTGGAGGCGCGCATGCACGCCGAGGTCGACGCCGTGGTGGGCGCCGGACCCGTACGCCCCGAGCAGCTCTCCGCCCTGACGTACACGAACAGCGTCTTCCAGGAGGCCCTGCGGCTCCACTCGCCGCTGCTCTTCACCCGGCGCGCCCTCGTCCCGCTCACCCTGGGCGGCGTCGCCATCCCGGCCGGCGCCGAAGTCGCCTACAGCCCGTACGCGTTGCACCGGGACCCCGCGCTCTTCCGCGATCCGACGGTCTTCGATCCGGACCGCTGGCTGGAGGGTGCGAAGGACCGCCCGCGCGACCACCGGTACGTCCCCTTCGGGGCGGGCCAGCACAAGTGCATAGGCGACACCTTCGCCGTGGCGGAGATCCTGACCGCGCTGGCCACGGTGGCGTCCTCGTGGCGACTGGTCCCGGCTCCGGGGGTGACGGTCCGCCAGGTCCCGGCCGGCATTCCCCAGCCGAGCGAGCTGCCGATGATTCCCGTACCGCGGCGTTGA
- a CDS encoding SDR family NAD(P)-dependent oxidoreductase, giving the protein MTTPEPGHLLLANKTALITGASSGIGAATARVFCREGAKVTLIARREPQLAALTEELNNAGHQAQYVIADVTNPHDVNRAVAVHLDAYGRLDTAFNNAGTGATPQPMHLLDEHTYDTIMDTNVRGIWNCMRAEIRTMLTTGGGTIINNSSTAGLVATPVTAPYIASKHAVIGFTKAAANEYAQHNIRINAIAPGTTRTEMIDDWLNTDPTLEQALINTTPLPRIATPQEIAEATAFLASNRATFIHGATLSIDGGWTTR; this is encoded by the coding sequence ATGACCACGCCGGAACCCGGCCACCTCCTCCTGGCCAACAAAACAGCACTCATCACCGGGGCAAGCAGCGGCATCGGCGCAGCCACGGCACGCGTCTTCTGCCGCGAGGGCGCCAAAGTCACCCTCATCGCCCGCCGCGAACCTCAACTCGCCGCTCTCACCGAAGAACTCAACAACGCCGGCCACCAAGCTCAATACGTCATCGCCGACGTCACCAACCCCCACGACGTCAACCGCGCCGTCGCCGTCCACCTCGACGCCTACGGCCGCCTCGACACCGCCTTCAACAACGCCGGCACAGGCGCCACCCCCCAACCCATGCACCTCCTCGACGAGCACACCTACGACACCATCATGGACACCAACGTCCGCGGCATCTGGAACTGCATGCGCGCCGAAATACGCACCATGCTCACCACCGGCGGCGGCACCATCATCAACAACAGCAGCACCGCAGGCCTCGTCGCCACCCCCGTCACCGCCCCCTACATCGCCTCCAAACACGCCGTCATCGGCTTCACCAAAGCCGCCGCCAACGAATACGCCCAACACAACATCCGCATCAATGCGATTGCCCCCGGCACTACCCGCACCGAGATGATCGACGACTGGCTCAACACCGACCCCACCCTCGAACAAGCCCTCATCAACACCACCCCCCTCCCCCGCATCGCGACTCCCCAAGAGATCGCCGAAGCCACCGCCTTCCTCGCCAGCAACCGCGCCACCTTCATCCACGGCGCCACCCTCAGCATCGACGGAGGATGGACCACCCGATAG
- a CDS encoding ATP-binding protein encodes MTHVTEPRGWASQPLLERENEILAIHRAVSDLYGATDKGPGTRRGGVLTFAGAAGIGKTTLLAEARRHAVERGCTVLFARGGEQERQVPFHVMRQLIQPTFAAMSEDERRDVLGTWYGIVAPALGLTAAPKGPAAPDPQGVRDGLDWVVTHLTVRSGAPVVLFLDDAHWADAESLAWLTAFAARAEELAMLIIVACRPDEIPADAASLRALMGRQGIRPHELASLSTSAVARIVRDTLGESADDVFCRECWAITGGNPFEVVELAMKGRDRGIKPHQEDIPQLRDLASAVKGSGLIDRIEQLGPSTVRLAWAAAVLGTAVPITIIGNVAALGEAQAAQAIEQLRAARILTVLTSVRRKEVVDFFHPLIATAVYRSIPPGVRVAMHGMAAQALVDDGHGAAAAARHLLEMHPEGDPWVVQQLRQAARDSFSAGAPDAARRYLARALREPPEMEDRAEVLFELGSANLLHDPGTTINQLRTALEEPRTDQALREAITYRLAQALAYTGELAAASGVLADEARRATSSRTRLRMQAEQFKWNSVRVDEENSPARSRLLAQFAKRLTGRGLPERHILGLRAWDAAMRGESAATALAYAEQALDGGMSWTDQDFGFEVPAVVAVTLMYCDQPGRAEELFNTGIVEFEAKGWRGAHLSFVYTLLGYVRYRRGRLAEAEDFVRNGLQIADRIGHGIPAQWYAIGTLIETLLARGNVTEAQKVARTYKLAEGFPKAVVYPDPQAVWGKLLLAQDRIEEAEQHLVAAGKRLDLRGTRNPSWSSWQLDLALAQLTHDPDQARATATEAVARARAFGAASAMGHALRVSAATRDPAHAVVLLQEAVGHLERSPAACELAHALIDHGSALHTMGDPHLAAQQLYRGMETAAACGADILVDRARTQLASAGLRPRRLYSSEQDTLTIAEHTAARHAAQGLDAAAIAKQMHLDTQSVAELLSSVYTKLGTDRMGLQRTFPA; translated from the coding sequence ATGACACACGTCACGGAACCGAGAGGATGGGCTTCACAGCCCCTGCTCGAACGGGAAAACGAAATTCTCGCGATCCACCGGGCCGTCAGCGACCTGTACGGCGCGACGGACAAGGGACCGGGCACCCGCCGGGGCGGGGTCCTGACCTTCGCCGGAGCGGCCGGCATCGGCAAGACCACCCTGCTCGCCGAAGCCCGACGGCACGCCGTCGAGCGCGGCTGCACCGTCCTGTTCGCCCGGGGCGGAGAGCAGGAGCGGCAAGTCCCGTTCCACGTGATGCGCCAGCTCATCCAGCCGACGTTCGCCGCCATGAGCGAAGACGAACGCCGCGACGTCCTGGGCACCTGGTACGGCATCGTCGCCCCCGCACTCGGGCTGACCGCCGCCCCGAAGGGCCCCGCCGCACCCGACCCGCAGGGCGTGCGCGACGGACTGGACTGGGTCGTCACCCACCTCACGGTGCGCAGCGGCGCCCCCGTCGTCCTGTTCCTCGACGACGCCCACTGGGCGGACGCGGAGTCCCTGGCCTGGCTGACCGCCTTCGCCGCCCGCGCCGAAGAACTGGCCATGCTCATCATCGTGGCCTGCCGCCCCGACGAGATCCCCGCCGACGCCGCCTCGCTGCGCGCCCTGATGGGACGCCAGGGCATCCGCCCGCACGAACTGGCCTCGCTCTCCACGAGCGCCGTGGCCCGCATCGTGCGCGACACCCTCGGCGAAAGCGCCGACGACGTCTTCTGCCGGGAATGCTGGGCCATCACCGGCGGAAACCCCTTCGAAGTCGTCGAGTTGGCGATGAAGGGCCGCGACCGGGGGATCAAGCCCCACCAAGAGGACATCCCCCAACTGCGCGACCTCGCGTCCGCGGTCAAGGGCAGCGGACTCATCGACCGCATCGAACAACTCGGCCCCTCCACCGTCCGACTCGCCTGGGCCGCCGCCGTCCTGGGCACGGCCGTCCCGATCACCATCATCGGAAACGTCGCGGCCCTCGGCGAGGCACAGGCCGCACAGGCCATCGAGCAACTGCGCGCCGCGCGCATCCTGACGGTCCTCACCAGCGTGCGGCGCAAGGAGGTCGTGGACTTCTTCCACCCCCTCATCGCCACCGCCGTGTACCGCTCCATCCCGCCCGGCGTGCGCGTCGCCATGCACGGCATGGCCGCACAGGCCCTGGTCGACGACGGACACGGAGCCGCGGCCGCCGCCCGCCACCTGCTGGAGATGCACCCCGAGGGCGACCCCTGGGTCGTGCAGCAGCTCCGCCAGGCCGCGCGCGACAGCTTCTCCGCGGGGGCGCCCGACGCGGCCCGGCGCTACCTGGCCCGAGCGCTCCGCGAACCCCCGGAGATGGAGGACCGGGCCGAAGTGCTCTTCGAACTCGGCTCCGCCAACCTGCTGCACGATCCCGGCACCACCATCAACCAGCTCAGGACGGCCCTGGAAGAGCCCAGGACCGACCAGGCGCTGCGCGAGGCGATCACGTACCGGCTCGCCCAGGCCCTCGCCTACACCGGCGAACTGGCCGCGGCGTCGGGCGTCCTCGCCGACGAGGCGCGTCGCGCCACCAGCTCCCGCACCCGACTGCGCATGCAGGCCGAGCAGTTCAAGTGGAACTCGGTCCGGGTCGACGAGGAGAACTCACCGGCCCGGTCCCGACTCCTCGCCCAGTTCGCCAAGCGGCTCACCGGACGGGGCCTGCCCGAGCGGCACATCCTTGGCCTGCGCGCCTGGGACGCCGCGATGCGCGGCGAATCCGCCGCGACCGCACTGGCCTACGCGGAGCAGGCCCTGGACGGCGGCATGAGCTGGACCGACCAGGACTTCGGATTCGAGGTGCCGGCCGTCGTCGCCGTCACCCTCATGTACTGCGACCAGCCCGGCCGCGCCGAGGAGCTCTTCAACACCGGCATCGTCGAATTCGAGGCGAAGGGCTGGCGCGGCGCCCACCTGTCGTTCGTGTACACCCTGCTCGGCTACGTCCGCTACCGGCGCGGCCGGCTCGCCGAGGCCGAGGACTTCGTGCGCAACGGCCTGCAGATCGCCGACCGCATAGGGCACGGCATCCCCGCGCAGTGGTACGCGATCGGCACCCTCATCGAGACGCTGCTCGCGCGGGGGAACGTCACCGAGGCCCAGAAGGTCGCCCGTACCTACAAGCTCGCCGAGGGGTTCCCGAAGGCCGTCGTCTACCCGGACCCCCAAGCGGTCTGGGGCAAGCTGCTGCTGGCCCAGGACCGGATCGAGGAGGCGGAGCAGCACCTGGTGGCGGCCGGCAAACGACTCGACCTCCGGGGCACCCGCAACCCGTCGTGGAGCTCCTGGCAGCTGGACCTCGCCCTCGCCCAGCTCACCCACGACCCGGACCAGGCGCGCGCCACGGCGACCGAGGCGGTGGCCCGGGCCCGTGCGTTCGGCGCGGCCAGCGCCATGGGCCACGCCCTGCGCGTCTCGGCGGCGACCAGGGATCCGGCGCACGCGGTGGTGCTGCTGCAAGAGGCGGTGGGACACCTGGAGAGGTCCCCGGCCGCCTGCGAACTGGCCCACGCCCTCATCGACCACGGCAGCGCCCTGCACACGATGGGAGACCCGCACCTGGCCGCGCAGCAGCTCTACCGCGGGATGGAGACCGCCGCGGCCTGCGGCGCGGACATCCTGGTGGACCGGGCGCGGACCCAACTCGCATCGGCCGGGCTGCGGCCGCGCCGGCTCTACTCGTCGGAACAGGACACCTTGACGATCGCGGAGCACACCGCGGCCCGGCACGCCGCCCAGGGCCTCGACGCCGCGGCCATCGCCAAGCAGATGCACCTCGACACCCAGTCCGTCGCGGAACTCCTGTCGTCGGTCTACACGAAGCTGGGCACCGACCGGATGGGCCTCCAGCGGACCTTCCCGGCGTGA